The Akkermansiaceae bacterium genomic interval CGCACGGTGGCCTTGCCGATGCCCGGCACGGTCGGCTGGATCTCGCCCACGTTGGCCACCGGCAGGCCGGGGTCCGTGCCCAGCAGCGTCTTCAGCACCCAGGTGCCGCGCACCACCGGGGAGGTGCGCGTGCCGTTGGAGGTGATGCCGTGCATGGCCGCCAGCGTGACCAGCCCGCCGCGCTGCACGCCCTCCGGCACCGGCACGCGGCGGATGGCATCCCCCTTTACTCCGGGGATGCCGTAGAAGCGGGCGAGCCGCTCGTTGATGGTGACGAACCCGGAGCGGATGAAGTTCCGCACATCTAGGTCATGGCGCAGGATCTCGCTGAAAAAGCCCTCCGCCTCCCGCACCACGGAGATCTCCAGGTGGCGGTCGTATTCCGGATAGAGTGTCTTTGACGGCGGGTTCGCCCCCACTTTCCGCAGGCCCAGCCATTGGCCGGCGAAGTTCTCCACAAGGGCCGCGGAGCGCGGGTCCGCCAGCATCCGGTCCACCTGTGCGCCCAGCACCTCCGGCCTTGCCAGCGTGCCGTCACCGGCCAGCCGGAACAGCGTCTCATCCGGCATGGAGGACCAGAGGAAATACGACAGCCGCGAGGCCAGTTCGTAGGGAGCGAGCGGGCGCGCCTTGCCCGCAGGTGCTTCCGGCTCCACCAGATAGAGGAAATGCGGAGACGCCAGGATGGCCGCCAGCGGCACCTTCACCGCCTCCACGAACGATGGCTTCTCCGGCCGCGCCCTGGTGAAAAGCGCCAGCCGTCCGTCGATCTCCTCCGCCGTCACCGGGCGGCGGTACGCGCGCGCCATGAAGCGGGCCAGCACCTCCCGCGCGTAGCCCGCCTCATCCTTTTCCCTCAGCGGGGAATCGAAAAGCACCCGCGTGTGGCTGGCGGGCGGCCATACCGGATGGATGGGGCCTTCCAGCTCGATCCAGTCCAGCAGCAGTTCCGGGCGGGCGAACTCCGGCTTGTTCTGGATGGCGAAGTTCTCCAGCTTCCGCGGGATCTCATAGGCATAGGCGAAGGTCATGCCCGCCCGTTGGGTGGTGAAGTGGCGGCGCAGTTCATACACGCGCGGCGCGGCTTCCGTCGCATCCACATCCATCTCCGCGATGACCTCCGGCTGGCTGCCGAGCTGCTGCGTGACCTTCAGCCGCGGCGGACCGAAGTCATAGATCCGGTCCGTGCGGAAATGTTCCACCAGTCGTGCGTGGTCGAGGTCGAAGCGATCCTTCTTTCCCGGTTCCTTCGCGATGCGGGCATCCCGGCTGGCCGCCAGCATGGCCTCCACGGATGCCATGAACTTCCCCTGGTCCGGGACCCGCCCCGCCGCGCGGAAGCGGATGATGTATTCCCCCTCCACCGGCACGGCGAAGTCCCGGAAGCCCACCGTCTTGTCCCATGAATCATGGTGGATCACCGTGAAACCGCCCTCGGTGGGGTTGTTGCCGTCGTTGAGCAGGATGTTGTTTCCATCCCGTTTCACCCGCAGTTTGTCGGGACCGGCGGTGTTTTCCTCCGGCTCGAACCGCCACTTGATGCCCGCCGGTTTCTCCCCCTCCGCCAGCGCCCGGTCCAGGATCTGGCGGGCGGAGTTGTAGTAGAGTT includes:
- a CDS encoding DUF1592 domain-containing protein, giving the protein MTFRAILFFLTLAAARAAEPAFDQIAKPFIGKHCVECHGPEKQKGKLRLDTLPVDFSDPHTASKWKEVVTSVSNHEMPPEDEPQPPSAESAAFAGWLEARLGEAEIAKRSSRVVMRRMNRAEYNNTIRDLLGVDFRPADQFPEDPPAGGFDNIGQALTMSPMQMELYYNSARQILDRALAEGEKPAGIKWRFEPEENTAGPDKLRVKRDGNNILLNDGNNPTEGGFTVIHHDSWDKTVGFRDFAVPVEGEYIIRFRAAGRVPDQGKFMASVEAMLAASRDARIAKEPGKKDRFDLDHARLVEHFRTDRIYDFGPPRLKVTQQLGSQPEVIAEMDVDATEAAPRVYELRRHFTTQRAGMTFAYAYEIPRKLENFAIQNKPEFARPELLLDWIELEGPIHPVWPPASHTRVLFDSPLREKDEAGYAREVLARFMARAYRRPVTAEEIDGRLALFTRARPEKPSFVEAVKVPLAAILASPHFLYLVEPEAPAGKARPLAPYELASRLSYFLWSSMPDETLFRLAGDGTLARPEVLGAQVDRMLADPRSAALVENFAGQWLGLRKVGANPPSKTLYPEYDRHLEISVVREAEGFFSEILRHDLDVRNFIRSGFVTINERLARFYGIPGVKGDAIRRVPVPEGVQRGGLVTLAAMHGITSNGTRTSPVVRGTWVLKTLLGTDPGLPVANVGEIQPTVPGIGKATVRQRLAIHREVESCARCHDKIDPLGLALENFDACGKWREQEGHGYNGRIEKNDPVIDASAKMPDGTEFTGVRGLQDALLEKDDLFLNALATQLTTYALGRELGFSDRPAIRSFTAAMRKEKNTLRSLIKSIVTSESFITK